The genomic stretch ATTTACCATCCTCTTTATTCTGGGGGTAAATCCCATTATCTGCCTTTTCATTGTCGCAGTTTCAGGGTCTTTACTGGTCGTCAAAGTCTATCAACTCAGCCACAAATACGGGGAACACGGTATGATGAAAAAGCTAGCCCACCGACAGGTCCCGCTAGCCATCCGCATCAAGTCAAGAGGCGTGTATAAAAAACTCAAAACCAAAAAATAGAGAGCTTATTCACCCACCTGAATTAAAACCAGCAATCCCAAACTGAAAAAAATCCCAACTCATGGAAAGATCACTAGAATCCCATTTCCCACTTCTTAGTATCCAGCAGGATTGTATCCTTTCCAAGCAAGGGGATATCACGGTTGCCTTTCAGGCAGAACTTCCTGAGATTTTTACCCTGAGTGTCCGGGAATATGAAACCTTCCATCAGGTCTGGATCAAGGCTATCAAATCACTTCCACAACACAGTATCCTACACAAACAGGATTGGTTTATTGAAAGTCACCATCAAAGCAATTTTTCAAAAACCGAACAAAGTTTCTTACACAGAAGCAGCGAACGTTTCTTTCATGAGCGTCCCTTTCTGGATCACAACTGTTACCTGTATTTGACTTTAACACCTGTAAACAGGAAAGCATCCAGCAGCCTATTTTCCTCGCTACTCCGCTCCCATATTATCCCGGATGAATTTATCCTGGCTGATACGCTTCCCTACTTTTTGGATGACTGCGGACAGTTCGAACGCATCCTAACCGACAGCGGATTTGTGCAGATCAAGCGACTAAAAGAAGTCGATATTTACAGCACCCGCACCCAAAAGGGAATTCTGGAAAAATACTGCAGCCTATCCGAAACCAAGGAACCAACCTGGCTTTCAGACATCAGCTTCAAACCCAGCCTCAGCGTCGGCAACAAACATTGCCGCTTGTTCACTCTTTCCGATGCCAGTGACTTGCCAGCACTTTGCGGAAGCAGAATCAACTACGACAAATACAGCACCGACACCACCAAATTCAGTGTGGGTTTTGCCTCTGCTCTGGGTCAACTCCTGCCCTGCAACCATATCTACAACCAGTACATCTTTATCGAAGATGCACAGCAAACGCTAAAAAAGCTGGAATCCAAGCGACTCCGTCTCCAGTCTCTTGCCAACTACAGCAGGGAAAATGCCATCGCACGGGATGCTACGAATGATTTCCTCAATGAAGCCATTGGCCAGCAACGGATTCCGGTCAAGTCACATTTCAATATCCTGGCCTGGACCGAAGATCCAAATCAACTTCCTGAAATCAAAAAGCAGGTCGGTGCAGCCCTCTCCCAGATGGAAGCTACCGCCAAAGAAGAAACTGTTGGAGCTGCTCAGATCTTTTGGGCAGGAATCCCCGGCAACAGCGCTGACTTTCCGATGAATGACAGCTTTGACACATTTGTGGAGCAAGCCAGTTGTTTCCTTAATCTTGAAACAGGGTATCGTAGCTCCATTAGTCCTTTTGGAATACGATTGGGTGACCGACTCACTGGAAAACCAGTTCATGTGGATCTTTCCGATGAACCGGTAAAAAAGGGAATCTGTACCAACCGAAACAAATTCATTCTTGGCCCAAGTGGCAGTGGCAAATCTTTTTTCACCAACCACATGATCCGAAGTTATTACGAGCAGGGAACACATGTAGTGCTGGTCGATGTGGGCCATTCCTACAAAGGGCTCTGTGATTTAGTTGGTGGCTATTACTTCACATACGATGAGAAAAACCCCATCCGGTTTAACCCCTTCTTCCTTGCTGAAGGAGACCAACTAGACACCGAAAAGAAGGAAAGCATCAAGACTCTCCTGCTTGCCCTCTGGAAAAAGGACAACGAGACCTTCACCCGAAGCGAGTATGTAGCCCTTTCCAATGCTCTAAAAGGCTACTACGAAAAACTGGCTTCCGATCCGTCCCTGTTTGCCAGCTTCAACAGCTTTTACGAGTACGTCAAGTCAGACTTTTTCCCAATTCTTCAAAGTGATAAAGTCAAGGAAAAAGATTTTGACATCAGCAATTTTCTCTATGTACTCCGCCCCTATTACCGAGGCGGTGAATTTGATTACCTCTTGAATGCAACTGAAAACCTGGACTTGCTTCAGGAACGCTTTATCGTCTTTGAGCTGGACAACATCAAAGACCATCCGATTCTCTTCCCTGTAGTAACCATTATCATCATGGAAGTCTTCATCAACAAAATGCGCAAGCTTAAAGGCACCCGCAAACTCATCCTGATCGAAGAAGCCTGGAAGGCGATCGCCAAGGAAGGCATGGCAGAATACATTAAATACTTATTCAAAACGGTACGAAAATTCTTCGGGGAAGCCATCGTGGTCACCCAGGAAGTGGAAGATATCATCAGCTCCCCTGTCGTCAAGCAGGCCATTATCAACAACAGTGATTGCAAGATCCTACTCGACCAGTCCAAGTACCAAAACAAGTTTGATCAAATACAGGAACTCCTGGGCCTGACCGACAAGGAACGGGCGATGGTACTGTCGGTAAACAAGGCCAACGATCCCAAACGGATCTATAAGGAAGTATTCATCAGTCTGGGAGGCATGCTCTCCAAGGTATATCGCACCGAAGTTTCAAAAGAAGAATACCTGGCCTATACCACCGAAGAAACCGAGAAAATAAAAGTGATGGACTATGCACAACGCTTCGGCTCCATCCAGAAAGGAATAGCAGCTCTTACCGCTGAACAGTCAGACAAATCAACCTCGCAACCCATATCCCTATGAACATACCCATCACAAAAATCAAACGGATACTTCTGCTTACAACTTTTTGCGTGGCCATTACTTTCCCGCCACAGAAAGCTGAGGCGGCAGTTCCACTGGCCATTCTGGAGATCATCAAGGCTGGAGTAAAAAAAGTCATTGTTGCCATGGACCTGAAAATCCAACGGGAGCAGAACAAAGTGCTCTGGATGCAAAATGCCCAGAAGGTACTGGAAAATACTTTATCCAAACTCAAGCTGGAACAAATCGCCGATTGGACCGATAAGCAGCGGGACTTATACGAGAGGTATTTCAATGAATTACAGACTGTCAAATCAGCCATCTCAGGATTTCAGCGGGTCAGGGAAATCTCCCAAAAACAAGCCCTCATCGTGTCAGAATATAAAAAGGTCTGGGCAGTCATCCAGCAGGACAATCATTTTACCACATCAGAAAAGGAATACATGGCCAGGGTCTATTCAGGCATTTTGGCAAGCACGGTGGAAAATCTGGACCAGATGGCTCTGCTTGTCAAATCTTTTACCCTACAGATGAGCGAGGGGGAACGTCTTACACTGATCAATGAAACCGCAGACCGGGTGGACCAAAATTATCAGGATCTGATTGCCTTCAATCTCAGCAACGGACAGCTAAGCCTGCAACGGGCTGCAAACACCAAGGAACTAGAACAGATCCAACACCTCTACGGAATCACCCGCTAAAGCAGCACCCAATTAAACTCCAAAACCATGAAACGACTGATTCTTATTTTCTATCTGGTAAGCACGTCCCTGCCTTCCCATGCCCAAACCTGGAATGAATGGTGGAAGCAGAAGGATACCCAAAAGAAGTATCTGGCAGAACAGATCGTTGCCTTGAAAGCCTATGGAGCTGTGCTCAAAGAAGGCTATGAAGTAGCATCCAAAGGATTGGGACTAATGCATACCATTCAGAACGGTGATTACGCGCAGCATGAAACTTATTTCAACTCATTTTCTGCAGTCAATCCCCTGCTCAAAAAGCATCCACAAGCAGAAAGTATCATTGCTCTTTATTCAAAAACCAGGCAACTGACACTGCAGATTCCCACTAAACTCTTTGCTGAAAACAGCTTCACTG from Algoriphagus sp. NG3 encodes the following:
- a CDS encoding DUF4133 domain-containing protein — translated: MANSIYKINKGINKPIEFKGLKAQYIWYLGAGVLALLVVFTILFILGVNPIICLFIVAVSGSLLVVKVYQLSHKYGEHGMMKKLAHRQVPLAIRIKSRGVYKKLKTKK
- a CDS encoding TraG family conjugative transposon ATPase encodes the protein MERSLESHFPLLSIQQDCILSKQGDITVAFQAELPEIFTLSVREYETFHQVWIKAIKSLPQHSILHKQDWFIESHHQSNFSKTEQSFLHRSSERFFHERPFLDHNCYLYLTLTPVNRKASSSLFSSLLRSHIIPDEFILADTLPYFLDDCGQFERILTDSGFVQIKRLKEVDIYSTRTQKGILEKYCSLSETKEPTWLSDISFKPSLSVGNKHCRLFTLSDASDLPALCGSRINYDKYSTDTTKFSVGFASALGQLLPCNHIYNQYIFIEDAQQTLKKLESKRLRLQSLANYSRENAIARDATNDFLNEAIGQQRIPVKSHFNILAWTEDPNQLPEIKKQVGAALSQMEATAKEETVGAAQIFWAGIPGNSADFPMNDSFDTFVEQASCFLNLETGYRSSISPFGIRLGDRLTGKPVHVDLSDEPVKKGICTNRNKFILGPSGSGKSFFTNHMIRSYYEQGTHVVLVDVGHSYKGLCDLVGGYYFTYDEKNPIRFNPFFLAEGDQLDTEKKESIKTLLLALWKKDNETFTRSEYVALSNALKGYYEKLASDPSLFASFNSFYEYVKSDFFPILQSDKVKEKDFDISNFLYVLRPYYRGGEFDYLLNATENLDLLQERFIVFELDNIKDHPILFPVVTIIIMEVFINKMRKLKGTRKLILIEEAWKAIAKEGMAEYIKYLFKTVRKFFGEAIVVTQEVEDIISSPVVKQAIINNSDCKILLDQSKYQNKFDQIQELLGLTDKERAMVLSVNKANDPKRIYKEVFISLGGMLSKVYRTEVSKEEYLAYTTEETEKIKVMDYAQRFGSIQKGIAALTAEQSDKSTSQPISL
- a CDS encoding conjugal transfer protein TraI yields the protein MNIPITKIKRILLLTTFCVAITFPPQKAEAAVPLAILEIIKAGVKKVIVAMDLKIQREQNKVLWMQNAQKVLENTLSKLKLEQIADWTDKQRDLYERYFNELQTVKSAISGFQRVREISQKQALIVSEYKKVWAVIQQDNHFTTSEKEYMARVYSGILASTVENLDQMALLVKSFTLQMSEGERLTLINETADRVDQNYQDLIAFNLSNGQLSLQRAANTKELEQIQHLYGITR